One region of Permianibacter fluminis genomic DNA includes:
- a CDS encoding EAL domain-containing protein, with the protein MPLNAKRLNEALIQHANTWTVLAGLLLFLLVSAVALLMIVAMDISGTRSRHVETAEVVQILFGEAGSLLTTLNSQGAGNCTPDYLAGINRTLFEYRYIRDVGVFNADHQLVCTTGLGTLQSPYVFPPSEFVFTDRTTLYIDVPVFIGGGNIPATLVLRDQFDLVMDPYVTRQIYESVDAIWMSFASGPKLLQARDQRPEVIAALRASASQLQGFDSLLLRSWQGYEVLTPVGDSRVILHSRISSRELLQRNRFWLLGSLGLAFFIGLLTAIAVRLKLTLLSDIDHRIRYLCDETHLICHYQPIVSLADGRIVGCEVLMRLKDGPLLRHPDETLPAIQRNKLEWQLDRAVSSKALAELLPRLPAGLPFKIAMNFFAYDLKFEQIDALLRPQLAQSGRDDLKLCIEFTEYGISAELIEQIPKLKQAGYAIAVDDFGTGYSNLNLVKRIAPTYLKIDKSFVFEMEDASVKSNLLAEIVSIARACGAETIAEGIENPEQASKLKALGVQFGQGFYFGKPVPVDAFIRQLGDPNGRRPAT; encoded by the coding sequence ATGCCGCTTAATGCGAAGCGACTCAACGAAGCGCTGATTCAGCACGCCAATACCTGGACAGTGCTGGCCGGACTGCTGCTGTTCCTGCTGGTCAGTGCCGTCGCGCTGCTGATGATCGTCGCCATGGACATCAGCGGTACTCGCTCGCGCCATGTCGAAACCGCTGAGGTGGTGCAAATCCTGTTTGGTGAAGCCGGCAGTCTGCTGACCACGCTCAATAGCCAAGGTGCCGGCAACTGCACCCCGGACTATCTGGCCGGCATCAACCGCACCCTGTTTGAATACCGTTACATCCGCGATGTCGGCGTATTCAATGCCGACCATCAGCTGGTGTGCACGACCGGTCTCGGCACGTTGCAGTCGCCTTATGTCTTCCCGCCATCGGAATTTGTTTTTACCGACCGGACCACGCTGTATATCGATGTGCCGGTGTTTATCGGCGGCGGCAATATTCCGGCCACGCTGGTGCTGCGTGATCAGTTTGATTTGGTGATGGACCCTTACGTCACCCGGCAGATTTACGAATCGGTCGATGCCATCTGGATGAGTTTTGCCAGCGGCCCGAAGCTGCTGCAAGCGCGCGACCAGCGCCCGGAGGTGATTGCGGCGCTGCGCGCCTCCGCCTCGCAGCTGCAGGGTTTTGACAGTCTGTTGCTGCGCTCCTGGCAAGGTTATGAAGTGCTGACACCGGTTGGCGATTCGCGGGTGATTTTGCACAGCAGGATCAGCAGCCGTGAACTGCTGCAACGCAACCGGTTCTGGCTGCTCGGCAGCCTTGGGCTGGCTTTTTTTATCGGCCTGCTGACCGCCATCGCCGTGCGCCTGAAGCTGACGCTGTTGTCCGATATTGATCACCGCATTCGCTATCTCTGCGACGAAACCCATCTGATCTGTCATTACCAGCCCATCGTCAGTCTGGCCGATGGCCGCATCGTTGGCTGCGAAGTGCTGATGCGACTGAAAGACGGACCGCTGCTGCGCCACCCCGATGAAACGTTGCCGGCCATCCAGCGCAACAAACTGGAATGGCAGCTCGATCGCGCGGTCAGCAGCAAGGCGCTAGCTGAATTGTTGCCACGGCTGCCGGCCGGACTGCCGTTCAAGATTGCGATGAATTTCTTTGCCTATGATCTGAAATTCGAACAGATTGATGCCCTGCTGCGGCCGCAGCTGGCGCAAAGTGGCCGCGACGATCTGAAACTCTGCATCGAGTTTACCGAGTACGGCATCAGCGCCGAATTGATCGAACAGATCCCGAAACTGAAGCAGGCCGGCTATGCCATTGCCGTCGATGATTTCGGCACCGGCTATTCCAACCTGAATCTGGTCAAGCGGATCGCGCCGACCTATTTGAAGATCGACAAGTCGTTTGTTTTTGAAATGGAAGACGCATCGGTCAAATCGAATCTGTTGGCGGAAATCGTCAGCATCGCCCGCGCCTGCGGTGCCGAGACCATCGCCGAGGGCATCGAAAACCCCGAGCAGGCCAGCAAGCTGAAAGCGCTGGGCGTCCAGTTCGGTCAGGGTTTCTATTTTGGCAAGCCGGTGCCAGTCGACGCCTTTATCCGTCAGCTCGGTGACCCGAACGGGCGTCGGCCGGCGACCTGA
- a CDS encoding FAD:protein FMN transferase, whose translation MHESQQDVRQAAPQWRGTFLAGRLSVGLLSMHRLLGSKLIGLSAGGLLALAGCAPPPVQQVRLQHFGTEIEIKLGLASEAEAREIFQRLDGKLADWHRRWHAWQPSELTAINQKLASGEAVALRPDLAGLLRRSQQYASESDGLFNPAIGQRLAAWGFQQADPTATTPAPAPIDPATLPRMSALVIDADQQLHSEDRTVQLDLGGIAKGYAMNALLADLRASHVDSAMISLGGDIGVLGDFRGRPWKIGILAGAVDDTPPLAALQLRDGELAFSSGTYARRHDTGDGGSAHHILDPRTGNPALGNRAATVLGADGERLQVASKVLLIAGADWRSYADKLQTPLALVVTAEGVIEVTEALAVRLEASAEERAKWRVVK comes from the coding sequence ATGCACGAGTCGCAGCAGGACGTCCGGCAGGCAGCGCCACAATGGCGCGGGACCTTTCTGGCTGGCCGGTTATCGGTTGGTCTCTTATCGATGCATCGATTGCTCGGCAGCAAGCTGATCGGATTGAGCGCCGGCGGACTGCTGGCGCTGGCCGGCTGCGCGCCGCCGCCAGTGCAGCAGGTCCGGCTGCAGCACTTTGGCACCGAAATCGAGATCAAGCTCGGACTCGCCAGTGAAGCCGAGGCCCGGGAAATCTTTCAACGACTCGACGGCAAGCTGGCCGACTGGCACCGGCGTTGGCACGCCTGGCAGCCATCCGAGCTCACCGCTATCAACCAAAAGCTGGCCAGCGGCGAAGCCGTCGCCCTGCGGCCGGATTTGGCGGGCCTGTTGCGGCGCAGTCAGCAGTACGCGAGCGAAAGCGACGGTCTGTTCAACCCCGCCATCGGCCAGCGGCTGGCCGCCTGGGGCTTTCAACAGGCCGATCCGACCGCCACCACGCCGGCCCCGGCACCGATCGACCCGGCGACGCTGCCACGGATGAGCGCGCTGGTCATCGACGCAGACCAGCAACTGCACAGCGAAGATCGTACGGTCCAACTGGATCTGGGCGGCATCGCCAAAGGCTACGCCATGAATGCGCTGCTGGCCGATTTGCGCGCCAGCCATGTCGACAGCGCCATGATCAGCCTCGGCGGTGACATCGGTGTGCTGGGTGATTTCCGCGGCCGGCCCTGGAAAATCGGCATTCTGGCCGGCGCCGTCGACGACACCCCGCCGCTGGCGGCGCTGCAACTGCGCGACGGCGAACTGGCCTTCAGCTCCGGCACCTACGCCCGCCGACATGACACCGGCGACGGCGGCAGTGCGCACCATATTCTGGATCCGCGCACCGGCAATCCGGCGCTTGGTAACCGCGCCGCCACCGTGCTCGGTGCCGATGGTGAACGGCTGCAAGTCGCCAGCAAGGTATTGCTGATCGCCGGCGCCGACTGGCGGAGCTATGCCGACAAACTGCAAACGCCGCTGGCCTTGGTGGTAACCGCTGAAGGCGTGATCGAAGTCACCGAAGCGCTGGCCGTTCGCCTTGAGGCCAGTGCCGAGGAACGCGCAAAATGGCGGGTCGTCAAATAG
- a CDS encoding chemotaxis protein CheW — translation MSTAVDPFLVLADLDARCRQGGAATAPRMDEQGDGWSGVAFILNGVRMVAPLGEVTEILHLPHTTKVPGARAWLRGVANVRGSLVPIADLPMFFGRRQGATGKRQRVLVINHDQNQIGIIVDDVLGLQHFTADQRQESPGDIDETLRPYVLGAFSREENLWPVFSPQALTRHASFKQVAL, via the coding sequence ATGAGTACGGCAGTCGATCCCTTTCTGGTTCTTGCTGATCTTGACGCCCGCTGTCGTCAGGGCGGTGCCGCCACGGCGCCGCGCATGGACGAACAGGGCGACGGCTGGAGCGGTGTCGCGTTCATTTTGAACGGTGTCCGGATGGTGGCGCCGCTCGGTGAAGTCACCGAAATTCTGCATTTGCCGCACACCACCAAAGTGCCGGGTGCGCGCGCCTGGTTGCGTGGCGTTGCCAACGTCCGCGGTTCGCTGGTGCCGATCGCGGATTTGCCAATGTTCTTCGGTCGCCGTCAGGGCGCTACCGGCAAACGGCAACGGGTGCTGGTGATCAACCACGATCAAAATCAAATCGGCATCATCGTCGACGACGTGCTTGGTCTGCAGCATTTCACTGCCGATCAGCGCCAGGAGTCGCCGGGCGACATCGACGAAACGCTGCGGCCGTATGTGCTCGGCGCGTTCAGTCGGGAAGAAAATCTGTGGCCGGTGTTCAGCCCGCAAGCGCTGACCCGCCATGCCAGTTTCAAGCAAGTGGCACTGTAA
- a CDS encoding efflux RND transporter periplasmic adaptor subunit: MIRDTSGQDVVLTSAPTRRKKLVLAGSLVGITVLSTLAWPAYERWSSASISVPAARLRFGDVSVGVFERDAAVQGKIVAANSPTLYSSTTGTVTLQVQAGDSVTIGSLLAIIDSPELRNELAREQATYESMTSELGRARIEAKQKLFEAKRQIDLAQVALTAADREKRRADDPRLSQALSKLEYEKVADELDKARITYDNAVAHYKLLEESTEFDVKTKQSQQTRQRLVADNLKRQVEALQLKSPVNGMVGTIHIAQKAVVPINTKLITVVDLTAYAAELDVPESYADDIGIGMAAEIQINGQNYLGNVSAISPEVQNNLVKTRVQWQGETPPNLRQNQRLSARVLFERREQVVTVPRGPFFESGGGRIVYVVQDGVAHKRTIRTGASSVGAVEVLEGLQVGERIIVSSTSDFKDAESVLLND, from the coding sequence ATGATTCGTGATACCTCCGGCCAGGATGTGGTGCTGACCAGCGCCCCGACGCGCCGGAAGAAATTGGTACTGGCCGGCAGTCTGGTTGGCATCACCGTGCTGAGCACACTGGCCTGGCCGGCGTATGAACGCTGGTCGTCGGCCAGCATCAGTGTGCCGGCGGCGCGGCTGCGCTTTGGCGATGTCAGCGTCGGCGTGTTTGAACGCGATGCCGCGGTGCAGGGCAAGATTGTCGCGGCCAATTCGCCCACCTTGTACAGCTCGACCACCGGAACCGTAACGCTGCAGGTACAGGCCGGTGACAGCGTCACGATTGGTAGCTTGCTCGCCATCATCGACAGCCCGGAACTGCGCAACGAATTGGCGCGCGAACAAGCGACCTATGAATCGATGACCAGTGAACTCGGTCGTGCCCGCATCGAAGCCAAGCAAAAATTGTTCGAGGCCAAACGCCAGATCGATCTGGCCCAGGTCGCGCTGACCGCGGCCGACCGGGAAAAGCGCCGCGCCGATGACCCGCGGCTGTCACAAGCGCTGAGCAAGCTGGAATACGAGAAAGTGGCTGACGAACTCGACAAGGCCCGCATAACCTACGACAACGCCGTCGCCCATTACAAATTGTTGGAAGAGAGCACCGAGTTCGACGTCAAGACCAAGCAGTCGCAGCAAACCCGGCAGCGACTGGTCGCCGACAATTTGAAGCGGCAGGTGGAAGCGTTGCAGCTGAAATCGCCGGTCAATGGCATGGTCGGCACGATCCACATCGCCCAGAAAGCCGTGGTACCGATCAATACCAAGCTGATCACCGTGGTCGATCTGACCGCGTATGCCGCTGAACTCGATGTGCCGGAAAGCTACGCCGATGACATCGGCATCGGCATGGCCGCCGAAATTCAAATCAACGGCCAGAACTATCTCGGCAACGTCTCGGCAATTTCACCGGAAGTGCAGAACAACCTGGTCAAGACCCGCGTGCAATGGCAGGGCGAGACGCCGCCCAATCTGCGCCAGAACCAGCGGCTGTCGGCACGGGTGCTGTTCGAACGGCGCGAGCAGGTGGTGACCGTGCCGCGCGGCCCGTTCTTCGAAAGCGGCGGCGGTCGCATCGTCTACGTCGTTCAGGACGGCGTTGCCCATAAACGAACCATTCGCACCGGCGCCAGCAGCGTTGGCGCCGTCGAAGTACTCGAAGGCTTGCAGGTCGGTGAACGCATCATCGTGTCATCGACCAGCGATTTCAAAGATGCCGAATCGGTTCTGCTGAATGACTGA
- a CDS encoding ABC transporter permease encodes MFHYYLQLALKSLRRNPILSSLMVLAIAIGIGACMTTLTVYSLMSADPIPQKSEQLFAVRLDSWDPNQPWDEPNEPPPELTYRDAMALMRSDIPSHQAAMYKGAFALQPDDKSVPAYLVMGRISFADFFTLFDVPFQYGSGWDSSADKALSQVVVLGKRANDKLFGGENSVGKTVRLNDKAYKVIGVLDTWDPSPKFYDVNNGAFDDAEDVYLPWGIAVPYQVRTAGNTNGWKPEDIDTYDSFLNSELVWIQFWAQLGGSDKESPAEQKARYQTFIDSYVSEQKKLGRFQRPLNNRLSDVNTFMAEREVVGEDNRVLVGLSFLFLTVCLINMIGLLLAKFLGRAPELALRRALGASQWQVMQLNLVEVALIGVLGGLLGLLFAWFGLIAVRALYGDGYGALTSLNAGLAMQALIIAIAASLLAGLYPAVRVGRLAPAGLLKAQ; translated from the coding sequence ATGTTTCATTACTATCTACAGTTGGCGCTGAAGAGCTTGCGGCGCAATCCCATACTCAGCAGCCTGATGGTGCTGGCCATTGCCATCGGCATCGGCGCCTGCATGACCACGCTGACGGTGTACTCGCTGATGTCGGCCGATCCGATTCCGCAGAAAAGCGAGCAGTTGTTCGCGGTGCGGCTGGACAGCTGGGACCCGAACCAACCCTGGGACGAGCCAAACGAGCCGCCGCCGGAACTGACTTATCGTGACGCGATGGCCTTGATGCGTTCGGACATTCCGAGCCATCAGGCGGCAATGTACAAGGGCGCGTTTGCCTTGCAGCCGGATGACAAATCGGTGCCGGCCTATCTGGTGATGGGGCGGATCAGCTTTGCCGATTTCTTCACGCTGTTCGACGTGCCGTTCCAGTACGGCAGCGGTTGGGACAGCAGCGCCGACAAGGCGCTGAGCCAGGTCGTCGTGCTCGGCAAACGGGCCAATGACAAATTGTTTGGTGGCGAGAACAGCGTCGGCAAAACGGTGCGCCTGAACGACAAGGCCTACAAAGTCATTGGCGTGCTCGACACCTGGGATCCGTCGCCGAAATTCTACGACGTCAACAATGGCGCCTTCGACGATGCCGAAGATGTTTACCTGCCATGGGGCATTGCCGTGCCGTATCAGGTGCGCACGGCGGGTAACACCAATGGCTGGAAGCCGGAAGACATCGACACCTATGACAGCTTCCTGAATTCCGAGCTGGTCTGGATTCAGTTCTGGGCGCAGCTCGGGGGCTCTGATAAAGAAAGTCCCGCCGAGCAGAAAGCACGTTACCAGACCTTTATTGATAGCTATGTCAGCGAGCAGAAGAAGCTCGGTCGGTTCCAGCGGCCGCTGAACAACCGGCTGTCCGACGTCAACACCTTCATGGCCGAACGCGAAGTCGTTGGTGAAGACAATCGGGTGCTGGTCGGTCTGTCATTTCTGTTTTTGACGGTGTGCCTCATCAACATGATCGGGTTGCTGCTGGCCAAGTTTCTTGGCCGGGCACCGGAGCTCGCGCTGCGTCGCGCACTGGGCGCCAGTCAGTGGCAGGTGATGCAGCTGAATCTGGTGGAGGTCGCGCTGATTGGTGTGCTCGGTGGTCTGCTCGGTTTGCTGTTTGCCTGGTTTGGCTTGATCGCCGTGCGCGCGCTGTATGGCGACGGTTATGGCGCACTGACCTCGCTCAATGCCGGTCTGGCCATGCAAGCCCTGATCATCGCCATCGCCGCCAGTTTGCTGGCCGGTTTGTATCCCGCCGTTCGGGTCGGACGGCTCGCGCCGGCTGGCCTGCTGAAAGCCCAGTAA
- the ruvX gene encoding Holliday junction resolvase RuvX — MTDSKPAVQRLMAFDFGLKRIGVAVGQPITGTTQMLAPIAARDGQPDWAVVEKLLKEWQPNLLLIGIPLAIDGSELSVTANARKFMNRLHGRFGLPVQPVDERVTSKEARQQLFDYGGYKTLKNQSVDSLAAELMLQQWLHEQSSPS, encoded by the coding sequence ATGACTGACAGCAAACCGGCGGTTCAACGCCTGATGGCCTTCGACTTCGGTCTGAAGCGGATCGGTGTCGCGGTCGGGCAACCGATCACCGGCACCACACAAATGCTGGCGCCAATCGCGGCCCGCGATGGCCAGCCCGATTGGGCCGTAGTCGAAAAACTGCTGAAAGAATGGCAACCGAATTTGTTGCTGATCGGTATTCCGTTGGCGATCGATGGCAGCGAATTGTCGGTGACAGCCAATGCGCGCAAATTCATGAATCGCTTGCATGGCCGCTTTGGTCTGCCGGTGCAGCCGGTTGACGAGCGGGTAACCAGCAAGGAAGCGCGCCAGCAATTGTTTGATTACGGCGGTTACAAAACCTTGAAGAACCAATCCGTCGACAGCCTCGCCGCCGAGTTGATGCTGCAGCAGTGGCTGCATGAACAATCGAGCCCGTCATGA
- the pilG gene encoding twitching motility response regulator PilG, translating into MEVDFSGLKAMIIDDSKTIRRTAETLLKKVGCEVITAVDGFDALAKIADHRPDIIFVDIMMPRLDGYQTCSLIKRNRTFKETPVIMLSSKDGLFDKAKGRIVGSDQYLTKPFSRDELLGAIQRHVVDVRATH; encoded by the coding sequence ATGGAAGTGGATTTCAGCGGCCTCAAGGCCATGATCATCGATGACAGCAAAACCATCCGGCGCACTGCCGAGACGCTGTTGAAGAAAGTGGGCTGCGAAGTGATCACCGCGGTCGATGGGTTCGACGCGCTGGCCAAGATTGCCGACCACCGTCCGGACATCATTTTTGTCGACATCATGATGCCGCGGCTCGACGGCTATCAGACCTGCTCGCTGATCAAGCGCAACCGGACCTTCAAAGAAACCCCGGTGATCATGCTGAGTTCGAAAGACGGCCTGTTCGACAAAGCCAAGGGCCGTATCGTCGGTTCCGATCAATACCTGACCAAACCGTTTTCGCGGGATGAACTGCTCGGTGCCATCCAGCGCCATGTGGTCGATGTCCGGGCAACGCATTGA
- a CDS encoding YqgE/AlgH family protein yields MSREQTNKPTAEADRDGYLANHFLIAMPSLEDPNFSRSVTWICEHNSDGAMGIVINRASDVSVGELYQHLELPISTRDIESPVLIGGPVQTDRGFVIHRPGSVWISTWPVSPAASLTTSKDVLQAMAQGLGPADAFIALGYAGWGAGQLEQELLDNAWLTVAADARVIFDVPLEQRWNEAAKLIGIDISRLSGVAGHG; encoded by the coding sequence ATGAGCCGCGAGCAAACAAACAAACCGACCGCCGAGGCTGATCGCGACGGCTATCTGGCCAATCATTTCCTGATTGCCATGCCATCGCTTGAAGATCCGAATTTTTCCCGCAGCGTCACCTGGATTTGCGAACACAACAGCGACGGTGCCATGGGTATTGTGATCAACCGGGCGTCTGACGTTTCGGTCGGTGAGCTGTATCAACATCTGGAGCTGCCGATCAGCACCCGCGATATCGAATCGCCAGTGTTGATTGGTGGCCCGGTGCAGACCGATCGCGGCTTTGTCATTCACCGGCCCGGCAGTGTCTGGATCAGCACCTGGCCGGTCAGCCCGGCGGCCAGCTTGACCACCTCAAAAGATGTGCTGCAGGCGATGGCGCAAGGCCTGGGTCCGGCCGATGCCTTCATTGCGCTCGGTTACGCGGGCTGGGGCGCCGGTCAACTCGAACAGGAATTGCTCGACAATGCCTGGCTGACCGTCGCCGCCGATGCCCGGGTCATTTTCGATGTCCCGCTCGAACAACGCTGGAATGAAGCAGCGAAATTGATCGGCATCGATATCAGTCGATTGTCGGGCGTAGCCGGGCATGGCTGA
- the gshB gene encoding glutathione synthase, protein MSRRLGVVMDPIDHINIKKDTSFALLLAAQARGWSLHYLEQRDLYLYNGRVHGRARPLTVRDDPAHWFELGAAVEAPLADQLDLVLMRKDPPFDQEYLYSTYLLELAEADGLRVINRPGSIRDANEKLFAAWFPQCTPPTLVSRDMALIKRFLAEHGRIVVKPLDGMGGSGIFRIDLGDQNTGSILETLTQRGQQTIMAQRYLPEISAGDKRILLLHGVPVDHCLARIPAAGEARGNLAAGGTGVVQPISDRDRWIAEQVAPKLLEKGLIFVGLDVIGDYLTEINVTSPTCLREIAKATGRDLADEFLAGLAPG, encoded by the coding sequence ATGAGCCGGCGTCTTGGCGTGGTCATGGACCCCATTGACCACATAAATATCAAGAAAGACACCTCTTTTGCCCTGTTACTGGCGGCCCAGGCCCGCGGCTGGTCGCTGCATTACCTCGAACAGCGCGATCTGTATCTGTACAACGGCCGCGTCCACGGCCGGGCCCGGCCGCTGACCGTGCGCGACGACCCGGCGCACTGGTTTGAGCTCGGCGCCGCCGTTGAGGCGCCACTGGCCGACCAGCTCGACCTCGTGCTGATGCGCAAGGACCCGCCGTTCGACCAGGAATACCTGTACAGCACCTATCTGCTCGAACTGGCCGAAGCCGATGGCCTGCGCGTGATCAACCGCCCCGGCAGCATTCGCGACGCCAATGAAAAGCTGTTCGCCGCCTGGTTTCCGCAGTGTACGCCGCCGACGCTGGTCAGCCGCGACATGGCGCTGATCAAGCGTTTTCTGGCCGAGCACGGCCGGATTGTGGTCAAACCGCTGGATGGCATGGGCGGCAGCGGCATTTTCCGCATCGATCTGGGCGATCAGAACACCGGCTCGATCCTCGAAACACTGACCCAGCGCGGCCAGCAGACCATCATGGCCCAGCGCTACCTGCCTGAAATCAGCGCCGGCGACAAACGCATCCTGCTTTTGCACGGCGTTCCGGTCGACCACTGTCTGGCCCGCATTCCGGCTGCAGGAGAGGCGCGCGGCAATCTGGCGGCCGGCGGCACCGGGGTGGTCCAGCCGATCAGTGATCGCGACCGCTGGATCGCCGAGCAAGTGGCGCCGAAGTTGCTCGAAAAAGGCTTGATTTTCGTCGGATTGGACGTGATCGGCGATTATCTGACCGAAATCAACGTCACCAGCCCGACCTGTCTGCGGGAGATCGCCAAGGCCACCGGCCGCGATCTGGCCGACGAATTCCTGGCCGGTTTGGCGCCGGGCTGA
- a CDS encoding energy transducer TonB: protein MSTAAVLPAVETPQPSAGDRMAFSVFLAACLHALVLFGIGFVAPELLNPKRPITLDVILASSYNEKKPERPDFLAQANQEGGGKSKTSKPPRTSSQAQMPAPDPRPTSQPVQGGPAPQTAKQKILTASQGPLKQNVNEATPDIKPGEQSLDTASMIERSLQIASLTAELAAQQELEAREPKRRIVAPSTAKTQDAAYLDGWRRKIERIGNLNYPEEARRRALFGELVLRVDINADGTIREIRVLESSKQKVLDDAAVRIVRLAAPFAPLPPEMRKDTDILQVIRLWRFEPGNGFSAQ from the coding sequence ATGAGCACTGCTGCTGTCCTGCCTGCCGTCGAAACGCCGCAACCGAGTGCCGGTGATCGGATGGCATTTTCAGTGTTTCTGGCGGCTTGCCTGCATGCCCTGGTGCTGTTCGGCATCGGTTTTGTTGCGCCGGAATTGCTGAACCCGAAGCGGCCCATCACCCTCGATGTGATCCTCGCCTCCAGCTACAACGAGAAAAAACCGGAGCGGCCGGATTTTCTGGCGCAAGCCAATCAGGAAGGTGGCGGCAAAAGCAAAACCTCGAAACCACCACGCACCTCCAGTCAGGCGCAGATGCCGGCACCGGATCCGCGCCCGACCAGTCAGCCGGTGCAAGGCGGCCCGGCCCCGCAAACCGCCAAGCAGAAAATCCTGACCGCCAGCCAGGGGCCGCTGAAACAAAACGTCAACGAAGCAACGCCGGATATCAAACCGGGTGAGCAGTCGCTGGACACCGCGTCAATGATCGAACGCAGCCTGCAAATCGCCTCGCTGACGGCCGAGCTCGCTGCGCAGCAGGAACTGGAAGCGCGCGAACCCAAACGTCGCATCGTTGCGCCGAGCACGGCAAAAACCCAGGACGCCGCCTATCTCGACGGTTGGCGACGAAAGATTGAACGCATCGGCAATCTCAATTATCCGGAGGAAGCGCGCCGGCGTGCCCTGTTCGGTGAATTGGTGCTACGGGTCGATATCAACGCGGATGGCACCATCCGCGAGATCCGGGTGCTGGAGTCGTCCAAACAAAAAGTGCTCGACGATGCTGCCGTCCGCATCGTCCGCTTGGCCGCGCCATTCGCGCCACTGCCGCCGGAGATGCGCAAAGACACCGACATCCTGCAAGTGATCCGGCTCTGGCGGTTCGAGCCCGGCAATGGTTTCAGCGCGCAATGA
- a CDS encoding response regulator, which produces MAQVLIVDDSPTETHLLREMLEKNGHSVITAENGALGVKVCKEKKPDLVLMDVVMPELNGFQATRQLSKDPTTAHIPIIIVTTKDQETDRLWGLKQGARDYLTKPVSEKALLTTLKSLLGQS; this is translated from the coding sequence ATGGCACAAGTACTGATCGTCGATGATTCGCCGACTGAAACCCATCTGCTGCGCGAGATGTTGGAGAAAAACGGCCACAGCGTCATCACGGCAGAGAACGGCGCGCTCGGCGTCAAAGTGTGCAAAGAAAAGAAACCCGATCTGGTGCTGATGGACGTGGTGATGCCGGAATTGAACGGCTTTCAGGCCACCCGCCAGCTCAGCAAGGATCCGACCACCGCCCATATCCCGATCATCATCGTCACCACCAAGGATCAGGAAACCGATCGGCTCTGGGGCCTCAAGCAGGGCGCTCGCGATTACCTGACCAAGCCGGTGTCGGAAAAAGCGCTGCTGACCACGCTTAAATCCTTGCTCGGACAAAGCTGA
- a CDS encoding ABC transporter ATP-binding protein has protein sequence MLKMNNLNKIYRTDLVETHALRQFHLEVGDGEFVAVTGPSGSGKTTFLNIAGLLETFDDGDYQLDGKSVKGLNDRELSQLRNEKIGFIFQSFNLIPDLSIWDNVDVPLRYRKFTAAERKERIDNALAKVGLSARAKHLPSQLSGGQQQRVAIARALAGSPRFLLADEPTGNLDSTMARQVMELLEQIHDDGTTIIMVTHDPSLAKRAQRHIQVLDGRVSDLHIVRDQNESNRTAAAVAAVVAETA, from the coding sequence ATGCTGAAGATGAATAACCTGAACAAGATTTACCGGACCGATCTGGTCGAGACCCATGCCCTGCGCCAGTTTCATCTGGAAGTGGGCGATGGCGAGTTCGTTGCAGTGACCGGCCCGTCCGGTTCCGGCAAGACCACCTTCCTGAATATCGCGGGCTTGCTGGAGACCTTCGATGATGGCGATTACCAGCTCGACGGCAAATCGGTAAAAGGCCTGAATGATCGTGAGCTGTCGCAACTGCGCAACGAAAAAATCGGTTTTATTTTTCAGAGCTTCAACCTGATCCCGGATCTGAGCATCTGGGACAACGTCGATGTGCCGCTGCGCTATCGCAAGTTCACTGCGGCCGAACGCAAAGAGCGCATTGATAACGCCTTGGCCAAGGTCGGCCTGTCGGCGCGCGCCAAGCATCTGCCCTCGCAATTGTCCGGTGGCCAGCAACAACGGGTCGCGATTGCCCGCGCGCTCGCCGGCTCGCCACGTTTCCTGCTGGCCGATGAACCCACCGGCAACCTCGACTCAACAATGGCCCGGCAAGTGATGGAGCTGCTCGAACAGATTCACGATGACGGCACCACCATCATCATGGTCACCCACGATCCGTCGTTGGCGAAACGCGCCCAGCGTCATATTCAGGTGCTCGATGGCCGGGTGTCGGACCTGCATATCGTCCGCGATCAAAACGAATCGAATCGTACTGCTGCTGCGGTCGCGGCTGTTGTCGCAGAAACAGCCTGA